The Schistocerca nitens isolate TAMUIC-IGC-003100 chromosome 6, iqSchNite1.1, whole genome shotgun sequence DNA segment TACCATCCATCTGTCTCCTGTGtacaataatttttcttttctcacaatttttttctgtacatAGTTTCCCCCTCTCTTTCCTGCTCATGTCAAACTTGACAACCATCCTCTAAATCTCCTCTAAGCTCTTGGATACTAAATCTCATCTAGTACCAACAACCTTTTTTTATCTTGTTGAGTTAGTCTTTTGTTTCCTCGGTAACTGTTCCTTCAGCATTAAACCTTGCCAGGGTTTTTTTCCTTTCAACCCTTTCCCATCTTCTTCAGGAAGAAGGAGCTCATAAgtctaaaatttggaaaaattatGTATTGCTACATTTTCTGTTGCTGTCactctttctgagtagatttttcTATATCAGTTTTCTATTTATGGAAGCCTTAATaggtattttattcatttattttgtagaAGATGAGTCTTATCAAAAGTATATTTCTTAATATCTGTTTTAGAACAATGGTTGCTTTTTTCCCTCTAGGTGCCGCAAAGAGGCTCAACTGTTTTGGATTTGAAGAGAGCTTTTCGTCGAAACATGTCATTAAAGCTTGCCCGAGAGAAGATATACACCAAAATCAGTTGGCGCTATGTTTGGAAAAATAATTGGCTGTATTTTGAAGGTCAGAAACTGAAAAGTGACGGTGATTTGTTGGAAGACTTGGGAATATGGAATAAATGTCATGTTAGTTTTGTCAAACGACTAAGAGAAAAGGGGATAAAGAACTGACAGTATTTGCTGATGCAGAATACTTTTATATGTGTATTTAGATTAGTGCTCTCACAGTATAAACTTTTGTCTTATAGTACTATCTTCTTATAAATTTTTTACATGTGTTCACTATATACAAAGATTGTAGTACAATGCACTATGGTCACAGAAAATAAATCATTCCTTCTTTATAGAAATGTAATGTAACTGGgttgataaaaaatctactcaccatgaGGTGGCAGGAGAGAGAGACGGGTGGGGAAACAACAATGAAAAGACAACTGAAATTTGTAATCTTTTAGAGTCAGTgagtggctcctccttctggcaggggtattgaagaggaaggaagaaaaagactggtgttggggactgcactggaagaGATTTggaaatctgagagcttaaaggtggaagacagggcaaTAAGCAAGATAGAGATCACAAGCAAGACATTGTACAAGCGTTAATAAAAATAGAAaggtaagtgcattgtatgtggcaGAGGTGGAAGGCGGGGAAAAAatgacaggtcagaaaataaaagatatagaaaactaaaagaaaagtaaCTATTGGAATGGTTATCGAGAAGAAAttctgagactgaagaaattaaattaAGCCAGGTAGGTAGTGAGGACAAAGGGCATTTTGTAATGCCAGTtcacacctgtggagttctgagaaactagtcTCTGGGGAaggaatccagatggcatgtgcaGTGAACgtgcatgggattcagaataggaccctGCGAAATTTAAATGGGAGAATGTGTTTAGAGACATCAAGAATTtatcaggtcagcctcaccatgagcccatatggtaaagatgtcatcgatGTATCTAAATCAGACCAGGGGCTGAAATCTTATGGGTCCCATGGAAGCTCCCGTCAAAGTGAACCATGAAAATGCTGGAATAGGAAGGAGCCAACCTATTCCCATGGCTGTTCCCCTGGTCTGCCCCTCATAGGTAAAGTTGTAAGTAGGTAAGGTAAGTAGGTaaagttggtaagtataaagttgattaaggtgagcagaaaGGACATCATAGATTTGGAATCTAGTGTGTGCTGATTGGGGAATTGTTCAGCAGCAGACCGACCATGTACATGGGGGTTGGTGGTATAAGGAGAGGTGGACACCAGTGgcaacaagcaaggtgtgtggtaagAATGGGATGGacacagatttcagacaatctaggaaatTGTTGGTATCTTTAATATAGAAGTTTTTGTACTATACATCTTGAATAATAGCCacttggctgctcttgtaaataatttagttAACGACCAATATTATAGACTAGATGCCACTTCAAAGAGTTAAATCTATTAAATTAAACAAAGCATTTGCTACAATTGTTTCCAAATTATAGCTGCCTTCTATAGTGAGAAATAGAGCAAATTACTTATGTGGTGAATTGTGACATTAATGTTGCAATGTGGATGGGACCGAACATTCCTTGTGCATGAATAAGTGACGCAATTACCAAATCATCGTGTAAACAGAAAATATGGGTCCACAATTCCTGAAGTgtgcctaatttttttttttaaactataagAACCATCAAGAAATATCCTCGCAATGTGATGTGATAAGACTAATAATGGACTAGAACAcccagtcaaaaattaaaaaccatATCATGAATCCGTATGGACAACAGTAGACGAAACATAGATATAGGGGCAAAATCCATCCAGCgttaaaaaaattaatcaaaatgttagaagtatcaACAAGAACCCAGTTAGTAATAAAAACAATATAAAGATGATAACTGATGGGGAAATTTGTGTGGAAATGATATCCCATAAATACAGCAGACCACAATCCATGGAGATGCAAGCGGGAAAGTGGCCAGTTATGGACTAAGTGATAAGCTGTATCAGTGGTGCAAATTGGGTCTGTGAATGTGCAGTGGGGCAATATAACCTACAGAAATTCATGTTGCGTTGTCATTTAATTGATctaaattttatttgatcctgtagaaTTACATGGTGTACAGTGAACGTACATGTAATATAGGACGTGTCAAAAATATAAAAACCTTCATTATCACATACTTCCTAACTATTCTTACATCAttgattacactggtcaacactcattttcttaccaaggatatttgagtggctttaggatgggttagtggtgctgaggacgaatatagcaaccatttatgcagtttggctctagtttttgagataatgcatgatttattcaaaaaattagaaaaaattgctaatactgaactcgagcgctacaaactacaatgaaaaaagaaaataatctttataaatagcttctatgaaaacctgataggcatttgtccacgtataaaacataattgaaaagtttctctataagtatatcattttccgtccatgacgaaccgcttcctgcacgctttccttttataggtctcttcagaacagtcacgttgcagattccagcaataatctgccatcatatgcctgtcccatcttcctttatatctttcctctattcctttcatatcttgatggaaccgctctccttgttcctcactgaaatcacctagattacgaggaaatcgatccaagtggctgtgaaggaagtgcaattttatactCATGTTAGCTcgtaagttttgaaagttagtgagcatgtttttgaccagttcctcgtaattgggagctttatgattgcccaaaaaacattttataacagcgacaaaactgttccaggccgatgcttcagtgacagtcatgacacttgtaaaattggtatcgttgatgagcctgcgaatttgaggaccatcaaatattcctgccttaagtttttcactactgagtccagggaacgtattgcagatgtatgtgaagcaattaccatctctgtctaaagctttggtgaattgcttcattagtcctaacttaatatgtaatggtggaagaacaatcttgtccctactaaccagaggttcattaatgatgtttgcttcaccaacagccatatgttcccttggaggccatgttttctgcttccaatgttcgtgctttgccctactatcccacatgcagataaaacatgggtgctttgtgtatccactttgttgtccaagcaagaagttcaccattttcaaatcaacacaaatcaaccactggtgctgcatatactgaattttctgcagaaccatcttgatgttagcatatgcttcacaaagctTTGTTGAGtgggaatagatgcgtaacgattgccattgtgtaggagaacacattttaaacttctagtggaactgtctatgaagagacgccagtcctctggtctatattccggcagccccaattcaagtaaaagtccaggtatattgctgcaacacactataacctcttcttggttgaagtatggaagaaggttttcttctctcgtccggtaagctgttattttaacacttggatgaagacagttcttttccttaagcctggatgctaagagttctgatgcttgctttgaaagattgagttctcgtatcaagtcactgagctccttctggtcgaactgctggggttgtgtctcacgtccttcgtattccgaaccactacttgtacattcctcgccgtgcacatcgtcatctgatgatgttagcgtgggtaatgttgtgaaggttggtacaggaacatcgttgctgtgcaccaccggtcttcttgctgactccaaatcgggatattcccactttggttttttgaacctattaaaacctttcacattaacaatgcaaaaatagcaatcatctgtatggttcttctgctctcgccataccataggcactccgaagtttaagcttttcctttttcgttttgtccactgccgtaagcactccacacagcatttacaaactttatggggtgcccacgccttgtcttgatctccaagtttaattccgaaatatgccagatacgcttccttcacaaaaggagtgatattcttcctgttcttttgaagaacgtattcaccacaaatgtagcagaactcatctggatggttcacgcaaagacggcgtgaagaactcatgttttcctaaaacaaaattgcacaaatactacatattatgcagaactttcttgtatttgcatgtcaatcacatccaacaaacatcattaattgttttgtgtgaaatgaatactcacctcttatttgctacgtcacgatgaaaaggttctatttccttgaagctgcactgcacatgtgtgtgactttcgaccatcgccatttttcatgtttacactgaacgctacctatcggctgttgcggggattacctcggccaacaaatgaatgtcgagtagcgccgaattcaaatctgcacaaccctcaatatcttcaacacacgcaccgcacaacaggactgaacacatgctgacagtgtgatgtttgcatgatgtaatcctcaaccacacagatgcactccctgagcacaattgtttaataaagatagtacaatatcactaattaaaaaacaggtagcaaatacattacaccatatatggaccctgcagccgatattatccacatgaaactctcatttccacaaataacctatatctcaaaaaccagagccaatttggaaaaagtacaaatatactcggaatgagtatcataacaatatcccattttcgttcaaacttccctggcaacgaaaaaaaaattttattttgtagagctgtgttataaTTAACATTTTTTACAAATTCAATGTGAGCAGTACTCATCAACCTTTTCCACTAGATAATCTTTTAGGTTCTTTGGAAACTTAGTGTCACATGCATTGTTACAGttttttaggcagacttcttatTAATTTGATACCTGAGAGCTGAGGTCATTTTTCAAGCACTGTCAGTCTGTGGTCTATGCttcgtatgtcattcttcctccgtgtgttgtgggtgtgtacactagcatttgtagtcCACTCTGCACTATCTTCTGTGACATATAGTATAGTTTTGTGTATGTACAAGGAGAAATAAGTTAAGATGCCTAGTCTTTTgaagcagtttctgcatgtttcagaagtCTTTCTTGTTAATATGATTCTGGCTGCCttgttttttgtaatgtgaacaccctTTTTATTTATAGACAAAAAATGTTAGGATACTGCCCCAATTAACATAGTAGAACAAGTGGTCACCTTTAATCCTAGAGTATTTACAAATATATAAATTGTTATTTGAGGCGTACTTACTTATGCTTATTGCAAGAAACAAGTGATAGCAAACAAAGCATATTACTGAACATTTTAGTGAAAAACAGTAACATATTGCTTAAATAGTACAGACCTGGCTGAAAATACTTTGTTATAAAATCTGTGTATATGGGAATCCAAACCATAAGCGATAAACTTAAGATACACTGAAGCCATAAAAATACAGTCGTGAATCCAGTACTAAGGAAACTATAAAGTACAAGTGCAGACAACCTTaattcacatttttatttaaaaaatcaaagttATCCAGAATGTTGATGATGTTCTAATTGTGTGTTTAGTGTGTGCCTGGGGAACTGCGTAATGGCCCTCATAATTTCCAGTTCCTCAAGGATGTTAGGTGTGTTCCCCTTATTTTCTTGATCCAAAATGGTCAAGTTTGAGGTCAGATCAATAGCTATATGCCATTTTTCCCAAAAAGGGGCATGTAGTGTCAATCTAGACCTCAAATTCTTAAGATGTTCTTTAAATCTAATATTAAAAGTCTCCATTTTGGACAATCGCTATATATAATTCTGTACACAACGGTTGCCTTGAATTTAGAACTTTACACTATTCTCTGCTTATACTTGTAATCTACTTTATTAAGAACAAAAAAGGCAATTTTGATATTTTTTCCCCACAACTGTCGGCCAGTTTTTTCAGTGACAGTACCAAAATAAAGGACCTTGTGACATTTGTGCATTTTAATTTTCTCTGTTTCTCACTATTGATTATAACTATAATTTGATTACAATATTAACAGATttaacctgatgatgtggcttctagGCCACAAAATAagtcattaaataaattatttacaatagcagtgAAGTGGTTATTATTCAAGATGTCTGATTATGGTGACAGTTGTCCCTGATGCAAGGTACTTTGTACTCtaagttgcaggtgttgatcaagtaAGATAGATACATATTCAGTGGGAGCTCTGAAGCCAGCAACTATGGGACAACCAGGGTGGTTGTGTTTTTGGATctcaggaagaaggtaaaaggttggGTGTGTTGTTTGGATTGAGTAAGAACTTTTATGGATTGAGGTGTTAATCATTGTGAGGTTTTAAGTAGAGGCTGTAGGTCAGTTTCTATCACAGGGATGGTATCTTGATGGCAaatgctgtatgtagaggtgttaGACACCTGGCATAGACCTTCACTTACAAACTCTTGCCAATAAAGTACCATGATAGTAGATCCCTTGTTCACTGGAAAGATAATGATGGACTCATCACTTTTTACAGAACAAAGAGTCTGGATGACAGATTAGTAATTTTGTAGGGACCTGAGTAAGGGTTGTGAACCAATACTGggtgttaggaattcttggaaggcttgtacgGGATTAGTTTGAGATAGTTATTGTGGATCAATTTGGGATTGTGGTCAGAACTATGTAAGGCAGGATTCAGTATCAGGTTTGCTATTGGAAATGTTATGGTATTGGGTTGCAAAATGATATTTCTAGTTGACAGtacatgtgaaggaaagtgtgtccttcaccaaagcagaatGTGTAAATGCAGGTGTAGGGCTGAAAGTAAGACCCTTggataattcaggaggggagagtgTCGTAGATAAGACGTTGAGAACATTgtactgttgtaactggttcttgtgATCATGAGTTATCATTCCTTTGGAGGCAGTGGTGAAAGATGGGGGATGTTAAGAATGTTGTCCAAGCTTGGTTTGTAGGAGAGGAATGGTGGTTGATGGTGTAGCTGTTTAGAGAACTGGAGAGCACAAGGAAGGGAAACAGTACTGttgaggtagtttaggagaagggGGATTTTTGAGGTAAAGTCAAGCCTGCTGTTGCAATTTGGCAGATCCAGGGAAAAATGAGGGActgataactgcaggattttgttgAAAGAGAGAAGTCTGGTGGATTGGAAATTgacagatgaggcatataggtcacagattagcCAGATAAGTATGAGAGATTGTTGAGTTTGAAACTGTAACAGGAGCTGGTGTAGATCAGCATTACATCCAGAAACAGAGACTTTCAATTTTAGGCCTTTGGTGGTAACTCCCAGGGCAAGCAGGTTTCAAGGAACATAATATGGGGCCCTatttttgatagtgcaaaagcatgttttcAAATGGATTGAATGTAATATTTGATGGAATTCATCATCCcgagagaagagggtttggtgtgTTGGTGATGGAGAAGCAGAGGTggagaaaagagagaaaaaaggaagaaaagcaaGGGAAAAGATAATGTGTATGAAATTAATGAGAACAGACAAGGGTTAACGAGAGGCAATGAAAGGGTTTGAATTTCCCTCCAGAAAAATTGATTATatgaaattgtaaaattacaatGGAAGAAAATTGATTGGAAAAGTCATGAAAACAGAATATTTTTAAAGCAGGGCAAAGAAAAACAGTAATTTATTAAGAAAATGTACTTTATGTGTCTGGCAAATAAAGTGACACAGGACGCAGCAATTAAAGTTGATCATTGCAGTTTGGTAAAAACAAACCTACAAAAACATGAAAGAATCACATAGAGGCAAGGTAGAAGGAGGCTGGgggaaaaaaaattctgacaaatttgtaaataaatcagtgaaagacAATCAGGGGAAAGCCCTGCATTGTAATGAACTGTAAACATAGTGTTATATGCCAATTTGTATACAACAATGAAAGTCCCTAAGTGCATGGAAATCAGTGGCAGAAAAGATGTAGGGACAATATTTTGGTTAATGTAAGTGGTACAGATAAATAAGCAAGCAAACTAGCACATAAGATCAAAAACAGACAACAGTTTGAAaaagatagaaaacaacagaatgACAAGGGAGTTACATAAGAAGCAATGATGGCCACACGAGCTAATACATCAatgaaaataaccaatttttgaaAGTACACTTAATTGGATAGATATGAAATGTACTCACCAAGTGTGGCAGGAGGAAACACACACAAAGGTAGTGAAATTTATagtcttttggagccagtggctctttctactgttgaaagggaaggaagagggatgaaagaaAAGAACTGACAAAGTTTAGGAAATTGGGAATGTTGGAATAGTTGAAAGAACCTCTGGTCATGGGTGACTTAACAGtctgaatgagaaggaaagactgatggtTGGGCACTACACTGGATGGGATTTGAAAACATAAGAGCTTAGAGGTGGAAGATaaggtaataagcaagacagaggtTAGTGACtaaacttccctaaatcgctccaggcaaattctgggatggttcctttcaaagggcatggccaacctccttccccgtccttcccaaatctgatgagaccgatgacctctctgtctggtctccttccccaaaacaaccaaccaaccaaccaactgacaaAACATTGCAcaagagttaataagagtggaaagatAAGTGCATAGTATGTGGTAGAtgtgaagggcagaggaaaagatGGGTCAGAAAATAAGATACATAAAACTAACTAAAAGGGatcaaagaaaggaatagttatcgAGAAGAAATGTTAAGACCAAAGAAAtggaacataaattaaggccaggtggacaGCTGATGTCTGCGGGGAAGAATTGAGATGCACTTGCGGTGAAACATGCAAAAAAGTCATGATTGTCGTATTGTAGAGCATGGTCTGCAACAGAACATTGTGTGTTTCCAgtatacatcctctgcctatgcccattcatcctaactgataacttggtggttgtCATGCCAGTGTAAAAGGCCGAACATAACAGATGGTACATAATGTGTCATTTCCCAGGTCGTTTTTATAGATAGTTATAtaaatgtaattttcattgtatCACTTCCATTTATCTTTTTGGTAAACCATACTGAAGACGATTGTTGATTTTAGACCAATTCAGTTTAAAGACATTAGATGCAGCTGGACTGCTCTGATTCTTTCCAGTTTAGTAAGCTAGAATGTTTGGTAGTACTAAAACAAACTTCGTCTTTCACTGAATATTAGCAAAGACAATAATACCATACGTTTCACTTACGATGCAAGCACACGCTTGCAGTTTGCTTGGTATGTGCACTGGCTACTTCAGTTGGCAGCTGGTCCATGATAGCTTGCACATTTCTCAGGGTTGAGCACAATTTAAGATTCaatgaaactacattaaatttaaacaatggaaaatccaggatggaatctaACAATGttacgagaaggaaagttgctactcaccatatagcggggatgctgagttgcagataggcacaacaaaaagactctcatatTTATATTGTATGTGCCCTCTGTCTATCccacagcacttcactgtccgccacccccaccatactatccctccccctccccaccccagcctcctcctcgcTCCACCCTCCTCCTCACCTCCACCCTCCTCCTCACCTCCACCCTCCTCCTCacctccacccagtcgccactcccatcgcgCACTGGTGCAGCTGCCCACAGTGTGGTTTTAGTTGACTGAGACTAGTCGTGCGTGCATATGcgactattgttgatgaaggccttaatgtctGAAAATATAATTGGCTATAATTGTGCGAGtccttttgttgtgcttgtctgcaactcagcatctcgaCTAAATTAAGTTACCTTTATTCACAGCAGGTGTGGAAAAGAGCTTTACTCTATGGTGATTCTGAgtctcagatgttgttgttgttgtggtcttcagtcctgagactggtttgatgcatctcgccatgctactctatcctgtgcaagcttcttcatctcccagtacttattgcaacctacatccttctgaatctgctttgtgtattcatctcttggtctccctctacgatttttaccctccacactgccctccaatgctaaatttgtgatcccttgatgcctcagaacatgccctaccaaccggtcccttcttcttgtcaagttgtaccacaaactcctcttctccccaattctattcaatacctcctgattagttatgtgacctacccatccaatcttcagcattcttctatagcaccacatttcaaaagcttctgttctcttcttgtccaaactatatatcgtccatgtttcacttccgtacatggctacacttcatacaaatactttcagaaacgacttcctgacacttaaatctatacccgatgttaacaaatttctcttcttcagaaacgctttccttgccattgtcagtctacattttatatcttctctacttcgaccatcatcagttattttgctccccaaattacaaaactcctttaccactttaagtgttcatcttatatcctccttccaagacactgtccattccgttcaactgctcttccaagtcctttgctgtctgtgacagaattacaatgtcatcggcgaacctcagtttttatttcttctccatggattttaatacctactccaaatttttcttttgtttcctttactgcttgctcaatatacagattgaatagcattggggagaggctacaaccctgtctcactcccttcccaaccactgtttcccattcatgttcctcgactcttttaactgccatttggtttctgtacaaattgtaaatagcctttcgctccccgtattttacccctgccaccttcagaatttgaaagagagtattacagtcaacattgtcaaaagctttctctaagtctacaaatgctagaaacgtaggtttgccttccgttaatctttcttctaagataagtagtagggtcagtattgcctcatgtgttccaatatttcaacagaatccaaactgatcttccctgaggtcggcttctaccagtttttccattcgtctgtaaataattcacgttaatattttacagctgtgacttattaaactgatagttcggtaattttcacatctgtcagcacctgttttctttgggattggaattattatattcttgaaatctcagggtatttcacctgtctcatacaacttgctcaccagaaggtagagttttgtcaggactggctctcccaaggctgtcagtagttctaatggaatgttgtctactcctggggccttgtttcagctcaggtctttcagtgctctgtcaaactctgcatgcagtatcgtatctcccatttcatcttcatctacattctcttccatttccataatattgtcctcaagtacatcgcccctgtatagaccctctatatactccttccacctttctgctttcccttctttgcttagaactgggtttccatctgagctcttgatattcatacaagtggttctgttttctccaaaggtctctttaatatcctgtaggcagtatctatcttaccccttgtgagataagtctctacatccttacatttgtcctctagccatccctgcttagcccttttgcacttcctgtcgatctcatttttgagacgtttgtattcctttttgcctgcttcatttactgcatttttgtattttctcctttcctcaattaaattcaatatttcttctgttacccaaggatttctactagtcctcatctttttacctacttgatcct contains these protein-coding regions:
- the LOC126262601 gene encoding U11/U12 small nuclear ribonucleoprotein 25 kDa protein-like — protein: MENANYEKGSKDYMGEQSAEDDLAAVTARTLNDILMEDPLMCDLPKNVTLEEVNSQIALQQGQSITVFIDRHNETTVPVVVPQRGSTVLDLKRAFRRNMSLKLAREKIYTKISWRYVWKNNWLYFEGQKLKSDGDLLEDLGIWNKCHVSFVKRLREKGIKN